A genomic segment from Dermacentor silvarum isolate Dsil-2018 chromosome 11, BIME_Dsil_1.4, whole genome shotgun sequence encodes:
- the LOC119432712 gene encoding membrane metallo-endopeptidase-like 1, whose translation MATEVFVTHVGYMKAIDDLFGKHENQQLVRHLSWLFVKMYIPATAPEFFVGVYGNAETSKIYRPLFCGYNVELPYRLLVSVLCYVSSASSNHRLLIDASFDSLVLAATEKLMNSFWLDARSKVLAVEKIKGVQNRLWPEDIVFEPGFLDGVYKDFPGNETSTFGSYWIASRKSVREAKKSKHYRSLSTKPISSAEPYLTYDAILNRVLVTMGAVARPMYYKNGTRGMLYGGIGFLMTLQLVKSLDRNGLRWHPNGSAVDSFLTEESRKEFAARDSCRVREANASVFPEIPAVEVAYAALQRALQQDGRRFRIAKNLTEERVFFVTLCFMTCPRRYTPSPYRVDCNKALQNFPEFSRAFQCPEGSKMNPANKCRFFDSVPPYPLTENSAGRLSMRDWPNQ comes from the coding sequence ATGGCTACCGAAGTGTTCGTAACGCACGTTGGGTACATGAAAGCCATCGACGATCTCTTCGGCAAGCACGAGAACCAACAGCTAGTACGGCACCTATCTTGGCTCTTCGTGAAGATGTACATTCCTGCCACCGCTCCCGAGTTTTTTGTCGGCGTTTACGGGAACGCTGAAACGTCCAAGATATACCGACCCCTGTTTTGCGGATACAATGTCGAACTGCCGTACCGCCTGCTCGTTTCGGTGTTGTGCTACGTCTCTAGTGCGTCCAGCAACCACAGGCTCTTAATCGACGCGAGCTTCGACAGCCTAGTCCTGGCGGCCACGGAAAAGCTCATGAACAGCTTTTGGCTGGACGCACGTAGCAAAGTCTTGGCCGTGGAAAAAATCAAGGGCGTCCAGAATCGCCTGTGGCCCGAAGACATTGTGTTCGAACCGGGATTCCTGGACGGCGTCTACAAGGACTTCCCCGGAAACGAAACGTCGACCTTCGGTTCCTACTGGATCGCGTCTCGCAAGAGCGTTCGCGAAGCGAAGAAATCGAAGCACTACCGTAGCTTGTCCACTAAGCCGATCAGCTCCGCGGAACCGTACCTCACGTACGACGCCATCCTAAACCGCGTACTCGTAACCATGGGGGCTGTCGCCAGGCCTATGTACTACAAAAATGGCACGAGAGGCATGCTGTACGGAGGCATCGGATTCCTAATGACGCTGCAGCTCGTCAAGTCACTGGACAGGAACGGTTTGCGATGGCACCCGAACGGCAGCGCCGTGGACTCTTTCCTCACGGAGGAGTCGCGGAAGGAATTCGCAGCCCGCGATTCCTGCCGCGTTCGAGAAGCGAACGCGAGCGTGTTCCCAGAGATCCCGGCCGTGGAAGTCGCGTACGCGGCCTTGCAACGGGCGCTCCAGCAGGACGGGCGGCGGTTCCGAATCGCTAAGAACCTTACTGAGGAGAGGGTGTTCTTCGTGACGCTTTGCTTCATGACCTGTCCGCGAAGGTACACCCCTAGCCCTTACAGGGTGGACTGCAATAAGGCACTGCAGAATTTTCCCGAGTTTTCGCGAGCCTTCCAGTGCCCCGAAGGTTCCAAGATGAACCCAGCTAACAAGTGTAGGTTCTTTGATTCGGTGCCGCCGTATCCTTTGACTGAGAATAGTGCTGGTCGCCTGTCTATGCGTGACTGGCCAAATCAATGA